The proteins below come from a single Mycolicibacterium sp. TY81 genomic window:
- the crgA gene encoding cell division protein CrgA produces MPKSKVRKKNDFTINPVSRTPVKVKAGPSSVWFVVFFCSLMLIGLIWLAVFQLAALNPAGTPHLLQWMADLAQWNYAIAFAFMITGLLLTMRWR; encoded by the coding sequence ATGCCCAAGTCCAAGGTTCGCAAGAAGAACGACTTCACCATCAACCCGGTGAGTCGGACGCCGGTGAAGGTCAAGGCCGGGCCGTCGAGCGTGTGGTTCGTGGTGTTCTTCTGCTCGCTCATGCTGATCGGTCTGATCTGGCTGGCGGTGTTCCAGCTCGCCGCGCTGAACCCGGCCGGTACTCCGCACCTGCTGCAGTGGATGGCCGATCTCGCCCAGTGGAACTACGCAATCGCCTTCGCGTTCATGATCACCGGTCTGCTGCTGACCATGCGGTGGCGCTGA
- a CDS encoding peptidylprolyl isomerase, translating to MTSPIQTATATLHTNRGDIKIALFGNHAPKTVANFVGLAQGTKDYSTENASGGTSGPFYDGAIFHRVIDGFMIQGGDPTGTGRGGPGYQFADEFHPELQFDKPYLLAMANAGPGTNGSQFFITVGPTPHLNRRHTIFGEVVDEASQKVVDAIATTATDRGDRPTEPVVIDSITVS from the coding sequence GTGACGAGCCCCATTCAGACTGCGACCGCGACGCTGCACACCAACCGCGGCGACATCAAGATTGCTTTGTTCGGTAACCACGCGCCCAAGACCGTCGCCAACTTCGTTGGTCTGGCCCAGGGCACCAAGGATTACTCCACCGAGAACGCCTCGGGCGGCACCTCCGGCCCGTTCTACGACGGCGCCATCTTCCACCGCGTCATCGACGGCTTCATGATCCAGGGCGGTGACCCGACCGGCACGGGCCGCGGCGGCCCGGGCTACCAGTTCGCCGACGAGTTCCACCCGGAGCTGCAGTTCGACAAGCCCTACCTGCTGGCCATGGCCAACGCCGGCCCGGGCACCAACGGCTCGCAGTTCTTCATCACCGTCGGCCCGACGCCGCACCTGAACCGTCGCCACACCATCTTCGGTGAGGTCGTCGACGAGGCGTCGCAGAAGGTTGTCGACGCCATCGCGACCACCGCCACTGACCGCGGCGACCGCCCGACCGAGCCGGTCGTCATCGACTCGATCACCGTTTCCTGA
- a CDS encoding protein kinase, translating to MSARVGVTLSGRYRLQRLIATGGMGQVWEGVDSRLGRQVAIKVLKAEYSTDPEFVERFRAEARTVAMLNHPGIASVYDYGETELDDSGRTAYLVMELVNGEPLNSVIKRTGRLSLRHSLDMLEQTGRALQVAHSAGLVHRDVKPGNIMITPTGQVKLTDFGIAKAVDAAPVTQTGMVMGTAQYIAPEQALGHDATAASDVYSLGVVGYESVSGRRPFTGDGALTVAMKHIKEAPPPLPADLPPNVRELIEISLAKDAIHRYRSGGPFADAVAAVRAGRRPPRPNQAPTIGRAAPAAIPSSTQARAAIEPARPAPATPRPRPATGSHRPAPPARRTFSPGQRALLWAAGVLGALAIVIAILIVLNAQDRQDQKNQQQSTVTNTITETTKTPGAPAGQSIRLPDLSGPAIS from the coding sequence ATGAGCGCGCGGGTCGGAGTCACACTTTCCGGCCGCTATCGACTTCAGCGACTCATCGCCACAGGCGGCATGGGTCAGGTCTGGGAAGGCGTCGACAGCAGGCTCGGCCGACAGGTCGCCATCAAGGTACTCAAGGCCGAATACTCGACCGACCCCGAATTCGTCGAGCGGTTCCGCGCCGAGGCGCGCACGGTCGCGATGCTGAACCACCCCGGCATCGCCAGCGTCTACGACTACGGCGAGACCGAACTCGACGATTCCGGCCGCACCGCCTACCTGGTGATGGAACTCGTCAACGGCGAGCCGCTGAACTCGGTGATCAAGCGCACCGGCCGACTGTCACTGCGGCACTCGCTCGACATGCTGGAGCAGACGGGCCGGGCCCTGCAGGTCGCGCACAGCGCGGGCCTGGTGCACCGTGACGTCAAGCCCGGCAACATCATGATCACCCCGACCGGCCAGGTGAAGCTCACCGACTTCGGTATCGCCAAGGCCGTCGACGCGGCGCCTGTCACCCAGACCGGCATGGTCATGGGCACCGCCCAGTACATCGCGCCCGAGCAGGCCCTTGGCCACGACGCCACCGCGGCCAGCGACGTCTACTCGCTCGGTGTCGTCGGCTACGAATCCGTGTCCGGGCGACGACCGTTCACCGGCGACGGCGCGCTGACCGTCGCAATGAAGCACATCAAGGAAGCGCCGCCACCCCTGCCGGCCGACCTGCCCCCGAACGTCCGCGAGCTGATCGAGATCAGCCTCGCCAAGGACGCGATCCATCGCTACCGCAGCGGCGGTCCGTTCGCCGACGCCGTCGCCGCGGTCCGGGCCGGCCGCCGCCCCCCGCGGCCCAACCAGGCCCCGACCATCGGACGGGCCGCTCCCGCGGCCATTCCGTCGAGCACACAGGCACGGGCTGCCATCGAGCCCGCCCGCCCGGCACCCGCGACGCCGCGGCCCCGGCCCGCCACCGGTAGCCACCGGCCGGCCCCGCCGGCCCGGCGCACGTTCTCGCCCGGGCAGCGCGCGCTGCTGTGGGCGGCGGGTGTCCTCGGTGCGCTGGCGATCGTCATCGCGATCCTGATCGTGCTCAACGCGCAGGACCGCCAGGACCAGAAGAACCAGCAGCAGTCGACGGTCACCAACACCATCACCGAGACCACCAAGACTCCAGGCGCACCGGCGGGCCAGTCGATTCGTCTCCCGGATCTGTCAGGACCGGCCATCTCATGA
- the pknB gene encoding Stk1 family PASTA domain-containing Ser/Thr kinase — translation MTTPQHLSDRYELGDILGFGGMSEVHLGRDLRLHRDVAVKVLRADLARDPSFYLRFRREAQNAAALNHPAIVAVYDTGEAETPNGPLPYIVMEYVDGVTLRDIVHTEGPLPQQRAIEIIADACQALNFSHQHGIVHRDIKPANIMISKSNAVKVMDFGIARAIADSSNRMTQTAAVIGTAQYLSPEQASGQNVDARSDVYSLGCVLYELITGEPPFVGDSPVAVAYQHVREDPVPPSQRHAGISPGLDAVVLKALAKNRDNRYQSAADMRNDLIRVHAGEAPDAPKVLTDAERTAMMGTGGFGGPRSMMPEPISVNPQPYRSTERASTPIGRWLIAAAILAVLTVVVTVAINLIGGKPHDQQIPDVRGLAQADAVANLQNRGFKTRTQQRPDSTVAPDHVIGTEPAANTSVAAGDEITINISTGPEQREVPDVSKLSPADAMAKLQSAGFRNIQQTVSQSLPEQKDRVIATNPPAHQTSAITNVITIIVGSGPGLVPIPDVNGQTVDIATKNLNTVGFTTILTAPVDSPKPAGEIIGTDPPAGTPTAKDAPITLKVSQGNQFVMPNLSGQFWTDAEPNLRALGWTGVLIKGADVQNSGQRSNAVVSQVPAAGSGVNFNASITLSFAS, via the coding sequence ATGACCACGCCCCAGCACCTCTCCGACCGCTACGAACTGGGGGACATCCTCGGCTTCGGCGGCATGTCCGAGGTTCACCTCGGACGGGATCTGCGCCTGCACCGCGACGTGGCGGTCAAGGTGCTGCGCGCCGACCTCGCTCGGGACCCCAGCTTCTACCTGCGCTTCCGCCGGGAGGCGCAGAACGCCGCGGCACTGAACCACCCGGCGATTGTCGCGGTCTATGACACCGGCGAAGCAGAGACGCCCAACGGGCCGCTGCCGTACATCGTCATGGAGTACGTCGACGGCGTGACGCTGCGCGACATCGTGCACACCGAGGGCCCGCTGCCGCAGCAGCGCGCCATCGAGATCATCGCCGACGCCTGCCAGGCCCTGAACTTCAGCCACCAGCACGGCATCGTGCACCGGGACATCAAGCCGGCGAACATCATGATCAGCAAGTCCAACGCGGTCAAGGTCATGGACTTCGGTATCGCCCGCGCCATCGCCGACAGCAGCAACCGGATGACGCAGACCGCCGCGGTCATCGGCACCGCGCAGTACCTGTCGCCCGAGCAGGCCAGCGGGCAGAACGTCGACGCCCGCTCGGACGTGTACTCGCTGGGCTGCGTGCTCTACGAACTCATCACCGGTGAGCCGCCCTTCGTCGGCGATTCGCCCGTCGCCGTGGCGTACCAGCACGTGCGCGAGGATCCCGTGCCGCCGTCGCAGCGGCACGCCGGCATCAGCCCCGGCCTGGACGCCGTCGTGCTCAAGGCGCTGGCGAAGAACCGGGACAACCGTTACCAGAGCGCCGCGGACATGCGGAACGATCTGATCCGCGTGCACGCCGGCGAGGCGCCGGATGCGCCCAAGGTGCTCACCGACGCCGAGCGCACCGCGATGATGGGCACCGGCGGCTTCGGTGGGCCGCGCAGCATGATGCCGGAGCCGATCAGCGTCAACCCCCAGCCGTACCGGTCGACGGAACGCGCCTCGACGCCCATCGGTCGCTGGCTCATCGCCGCGGCCATCCTGGCGGTGCTGACCGTCGTCGTCACGGTGGCCATCAACCTGATCGGTGGCAAGCCGCACGACCAGCAGATTCCGGACGTCCGTGGGCTGGCTCAGGCCGACGCCGTCGCCAACCTGCAGAACCGCGGCTTCAAGACCCGCACGCAACAGCGGCCCGACTCGACGGTGGCGCCGGACCACGTCATCGGCACCGAGCCGGCGGCCAACACCTCCGTCGCCGCCGGTGACGAGATCACCATCAACATCTCCACCGGACCGGAGCAGCGCGAGGTCCCGGACGTGTCGAAGCTGTCACCCGCCGACGCGATGGCCAAGCTGCAGTCCGCCGGCTTCCGGAACATCCAGCAGACGGTGTCGCAGTCGCTGCCGGAGCAGAAGGACCGGGTCATCGCGACCAACCCGCCGGCGCACCAGACCTCCGCGATCACCAACGTCATCACGATCATCGTCGGCTCCGGCCCGGGCCTGGTCCCGATCCCCGATGTCAACGGGCAGACCGTCGACATCGCGACCAAGAATCTGAACACCGTCGGCTTCACGACGATCCTGACGGCCCCGGTCGACAGCCCGAAACCGGCCGGCGAGATCATCGGCACCGACCCGCCGGCCGGCACGCCGACGGCCAAGGACGCGCCGATCACGCTCAAGGTGTCGCAGGGCAACCAGTTCGTCATGCCGAACCTGAGCGGCCAGTTCTGGACCGACGCCGAACCGAATCTGCGCGCGCTGGGCTGGACCGGCGTGCTGATCAAGGGCGCCGACGTGCAGAACAGCGGTCAGCGCAGCAACGCGGTCGTGAGCCAGGTGCCGGCGGCTGGCAGCGGGGTCAACTTCAACGCGTCGATCACGCTGAGCTTCGCGTCGTAA
- a CDS encoding DUF881 domain-containing protein, whose amino-acid sequence MPVVCVLAGLLLATTHSVSGGSEIRRSDAPRLVDMVKEAQRTVATRAAERDNLQHQLENHHGGTPGADAALGAITSRANELGLELGLDPMRGPGLVITLNDAQRNAQGQYPRDATPDDLVVHQQDVQAVLNALWLGGAEAVQMQDQRILATSAPRCVGNTLLLNGRTYSPPYVITVIGNVEGMRAALAAAPLVTLYKQYVVRFGLGYTEEPRASVDVVGHRMPLKLRYAKPAGPVTY is encoded by the coding sequence GTGCCGGTGGTCTGTGTGCTCGCCGGCCTCCTGCTCGCCACCACCCACAGTGTCTCCGGGGGCAGCGAGATCCGGCGCAGCGACGCGCCCCGCCTCGTGGACATGGTCAAGGAGGCCCAGCGCACCGTCGCCACCCGGGCCGCCGAGCGCGACAACCTCCAGCATCAGCTCGAGAATCACCACGGCGGTACCCCCGGCGCCGATGCCGCGCTCGGCGCCATCACCAGCCGGGCCAACGAACTCGGCCTGGAGCTGGGCCTCGACCCCATGCGGGGACCGGGCCTGGTGATCACCCTCAACGACGCGCAGCGCAACGCGCAGGGCCAGTACCCGCGCGACGCCACCCCTGACGACCTCGTCGTGCATCAGCAGGACGTCCAGGCGGTGCTCAACGCGCTGTGGCTGGGCGGTGCCGAGGCCGTCCAGATGCAGGACCAGCGGATCCTGGCCACCTCGGCCCCGCGCTGCGTCGGGAACACCCTGTTGCTCAACGGCCGCACCTACAGTCCGCCGTACGTCATCACCGTGATCGGCAACGTCGAAGGTATGCGGGCCGCACTCGCCGCCGCGCCGCTGGTGACGCTCTACAAGCAGTACGTGGTGCGGTTCGGGCTCGGTTACACCGAGGAGCCGCGGGCATCGGTGGACGTCGTCGGCCATCGGATGCCGCTGAAGCTCCGGTACGCCAAACCGGCTGGACCGGTCACATATTGA
- a CDS encoding PH domain-containing protein, which yields MEQTQWSPPTAGIAACGAFGVVLAAVALTSVTDLPGRVLGGIAAVGLLVFAVMSWRARPKLAITPAGLVARGWFSTQTYTQADLKSVRITEFRRLTRKVRLLELDTADDRLLVFTRWDVGTDPINVLDALTDAGLIP from the coding sequence GTGGAACAAACTCAATGGAGCCCGCCGACCGCCGGCATCGCGGCCTGTGGAGCATTCGGCGTCGTACTCGCCGCGGTGGCCCTGACTTCGGTCACTGACCTGCCCGGACGCGTTCTCGGCGGCATCGCTGCCGTCGGTCTGCTGGTATTCGCCGTGATGTCCTGGCGCGCGCGGCCGAAGCTCGCGATCACGCCGGCCGGGCTCGTGGCGCGCGGATGGTTCAGCACCCAGACTTATACACAGGCCGACCTCAAGAGTGTGCGTATCACCGAGTTCCGCCGGCTGACCCGCAAGGTGCGGCTGCTGGAGCTCGACACCGCCGACGACCGGCTCCTGGTCTTCACCCGGTGGGACGTCGGCACCGATCCCATCAACGTCCTCGACGCCCTCACCGACGCCGGGCTGATTCCTTAG
- a CDS encoding FtsW/RodA/SpoVE family cell cycle protein, giving the protein MTTPGQEKGREDTPVPAQRREDTSGRAQRREDTQPQSPVAIAPPLPNRRNSELVLLGFAAVITTVALLIVEANQESGLRLDLIQFTLGFVVLFGGAHLAVRRYAPYADPLLLPVVALLNGLGLVLIYRLDLSAHTRPAGILPGGNANQQMLWTLLGILVFTAVLMFVHDHRMLARYGYICGLAGLVLLAIPAVLPDSVAEQYGAKIWIRLPGFSIQPAEFSKILLLIFFASVLVTKRSLFTSAGKHMFGMDLPRPRDLAPLLVAWIGSIGVMVFEKDLGASLLLYATFLVLLYVATEKLSWVIIGLSLFCVGSLLAYQLFDHVRVRVQNWLDPFADPDGAGYQMVQSLFSFATGGIFGTGLGNGQPGTVPDASTDFIIAAVGEELGLVGLAAVLMLYTIVIIRGLRTAIAVRDSFGKLLAAGLSAALALQLFIVVGGVTKLIPQTGLTTPWMSYGGSSLLSNYVLLALLLRVSHVARRPLSTRGPNQAPIAAANTEVIEKQ; this is encoded by the coding sequence ATGACGACGCCGGGGCAAGAGAAGGGGCGCGAAGACACCCCGGTGCCGGCGCAGCGACGGGAAGACACGTCCGGGCGAGCGCAGCGACGGGAAGACACCCAGCCGCAGTCTCCGGTCGCGATCGCCCCGCCACTACCCAATCGGCGTAATTCCGAGTTGGTGCTGCTGGGTTTCGCCGCCGTGATCACCACGGTGGCACTGCTCATCGTCGAGGCCAATCAGGAGAGCGGCCTGCGGCTGGACCTCATCCAGTTCACACTCGGCTTTGTCGTGCTGTTCGGTGGCGCTCACCTGGCGGTGCGCCGGTATGCGCCGTATGCCGACCCGCTGCTGCTTCCCGTGGTCGCGCTGCTGAATGGTCTGGGCCTGGTGCTGATCTACCGGCTGGACCTGTCGGCGCACACCCGGCCCGCCGGGATCCTGCCGGGCGGCAACGCCAACCAGCAGATGCTGTGGACTCTGCTGGGCATCCTGGTGTTCACCGCGGTGCTGATGTTCGTGCACGACCACCGGATGCTGGCCCGCTACGGCTATATCTGCGGCCTCGCCGGCCTGGTGCTGCTGGCGATTCCGGCCGTGCTGCCGGACTCGGTGGCCGAGCAGTACGGCGCCAAGATCTGGATCCGGTTGCCGGGCTTCTCGATTCAGCCCGCCGAGTTCTCCAAGATCCTGCTGCTGATCTTCTTCGCGAGCGTGCTGGTCACCAAGCGCAGCCTGTTCACCAGCGCCGGCAAGCACATGTTCGGGATGGACCTGCCGCGGCCGCGCGACCTGGCGCCGCTGCTGGTGGCCTGGATCGGCTCGATCGGCGTCATGGTGTTCGAGAAGGACCTCGGCGCCTCCCTCCTGCTCTACGCGACGTTCCTGGTCCTGCTGTACGTCGCCACCGAGAAGCTCAGTTGGGTGATCATCGGGCTGAGCCTGTTCTGCGTGGGAAGCCTGCTGGCGTACCAACTCTTCGACCACGTGCGGGTGCGGGTGCAGAACTGGCTGGACCCGTTCGCCGACCCCGACGGCGCCGGGTACCAGATGGTCCAGTCGCTGTTCAGCTTCGCGACCGGCGGCATCTTCGGCACCGGACTGGGCAACGGGCAGCCCGGCACCGTGCCCGACGCCTCGACCGACTTCATCATCGCGGCGGTGGGCGAAGAGCTCGGGCTCGTCGGTCTGGCCGCGGTGCTGATGCTCTACACGATCGTCATCATCCGCGGGCTGCGCACCGCCATCGCCGTTCGTGACAGCTTCGGCAAGCTGCTCGCCGCGGGCCTGTCGGCCGCGCTGGCGCTGCAGCTGTTCATCGTCGTCGGCGGCGTCACCAAACTGATCCCGCAGACGGGCCTGACGACACCGTGGATGTCGTACGGCGGCTCGTCTCTGTTGTCCAACTACGTGCTGCTGGCCCTGCTGCTGCGGGTCTCGCACGTCGCGCGCCGGCCGCTGTCGACCCGCGGCCCCAACCAAGCACCGATCGCGGCGGCCAACACCGAGGTGATCGAGAAGCAATGA
- a CDS encoding PP2C family serine/threonine-protein phosphatase, giving the protein MTLVLRYAARSDRGLVRANNEDSVYAGARLLALADGMGGHAAGEVASQLVIAALAHLDDDEPGGDLLAKLNDAVHDGNAAIAAHVEADPELEGMGTTLSAILFAGTRLGMVHIGDSRGYLMRDGELTQITKDDTFVQTLVDDGRITAEEAHSHPQRSLIMKALTGHEVEPTLTMREVRAGDRYLLCSDGLSDPVSHETIQTAMQIPDVVDCADRLIELALRGGGPDNVTVVVADVVDYEYGQTAPILAGAVSGQDDDALPPNTAAGRASAFNPKRVAAAAKKPAAQLDPPQRKKHTRRNLIIGAILLILLLVSGLAIGRYLIRSNYYVSGHNGSVYIMRGVPGSLLGLPLQEPYLLACLDSHSDMTIIGVDDTRAGCQPMKVADLRESGRAQVTAGLPTGTVDDAIRQLKELSRASLLPLCTPPVATPPAPAPTPAPAPSLSVVPQPPRGPAPGPEAPAPTTAVPTPAPAPSPAPAPNPSSPAPAPTSPAAPSPTATALPPPPQEPGTNCRNAS; this is encoded by the coding sequence GTGACACTCGTACTCCGATATGCCGCGCGCAGCGACCGCGGCCTGGTCCGCGCCAACAATGAGGACTCCGTCTACGCCGGGGCCCGCCTCCTGGCCTTGGCGGACGGCATGGGCGGCCACGCCGCGGGCGAGGTCGCCTCGCAGCTGGTGATCGCCGCGCTGGCGCACCTCGACGACGACGAACCCGGCGGCGATCTGCTGGCCAAGCTGAACGACGCCGTCCACGACGGCAACGCGGCCATCGCGGCGCACGTCGAGGCCGACCCCGAGCTCGAGGGCATGGGCACCACGCTGAGCGCCATCCTGTTCGCCGGGACGCGGCTGGGCATGGTGCACATCGGCGACTCCCGCGGCTACCTGATGCGCGACGGCGAGCTGACCCAGATCACCAAGGACGACACCTTCGTCCAGACCCTGGTCGACGACGGCCGCATCACGGCCGAAGAGGCCCACAGTCACCCGCAGCGCTCGCTCATCATGAAGGCGCTGACCGGTCACGAGGTCGAGCCGACGCTGACGATGCGCGAGGTCCGCGCCGGTGACCGCTACCTGCTGTGCTCGGACGGCCTGTCCGATCCGGTCAGCCACGAGACCATCCAGACCGCCATGCAGATCCCGGACGTCGTGGACTGCGCCGACCGGCTCATCGAGCTGGCGCTGCGCGGCGGCGGCCCCGACAACGTGACGGTCGTGGTGGCCGACGTCGTCGACTACGAGTACGGCCAGACCGCGCCCATCCTGGCGGGCGCGGTGTCAGGTCAGGACGACGACGCCCTGCCGCCCAACACCGCGGCCGGACGCGCCTCCGCCTTCAACCCCAAGCGTGTGGCAGCGGCCGCGAAAAAGCCTGCGGCACAACTTGATCCACCGCAGCGCAAGAAGCACACCCGGCGCAATCTGATCATCGGCGCGATCCTGCTGATCCTGCTGCTCGTGAGCGGACTGGCCATCGGGCGCTACCTGATCCGCAGCAACTACTACGTCTCCGGCCACAACGGCTCGGTCTACATCATGCGCGGCGTGCCGGGCTCGCTGCTCGGGCTGCCGCTGCAGGAGCCCTACCTGCTGGCGTGTCTGGACAGCCACTCGGACATGACGATCATCGGCGTCGACGACACCCGGGCGGGCTGCCAGCCCATGAAGGTGGCCGATCTGCGCGAGTCCGGCCGCGCCCAGGTCACCGCCGGCTTGCCGACCGGCACCGTCGACGACGCGATCCGTCAGCTCAAGGAACTCAGCCGCGCCTCGCTGCTGCCACTGTGCACGCCGCCCGTCGCCACCCCGCCGGCGCCCGCCCCGACCCCCGCACCGGCGCCGTCGCTGTCGGTGGTGCCGCAGCCACCGCGCGGCCCGGCCCCCGGTCCCGAGGCCCCGGCGCCGACGACAGCCGTTCCGACCCCGGCACCGGCACCCAGCCCGGCGCCCGCCCCCAACCCTTCGAGCCCCGCACCGGCCCCGACCTCGCCCGCGGCTCCGTCCCCGACGGCCACGGCACTCCCTCCGCCACCTCAGGAGCCGGGCACCAACTGCCGGAACGCGTCATGA
- a CDS encoding aminodeoxychorismate/anthranilate synthase component II, with protein MQVLVLDNYDSFVFNLVQYLGQLGVHAQVWRSDDERVSTPDGVAAVAEEFDGILVSPGPGTPERAGASIPLVRACAENGTPLLGVCLGHQAIGVAFGGTVDRAPELLHGKTSQVHHANSGVLQGLPDPFTATRYHSLTILPETLPAELEAIGQTDSGVIMAVRHRELPIHGVQFHPESILTQGGHRMLANWLAFCGQAPDEGLVSRLEQEVADAVSAATRTA; from the coding sequence ATGCAGGTTCTCGTCCTCGACAACTACGACAGCTTCGTGTTCAACCTGGTCCAGTACCTGGGTCAGCTCGGGGTGCACGCGCAGGTCTGGCGTAGCGACGACGAGCGCGTCTCCACTCCCGACGGCGTCGCCGCCGTGGCCGAGGAGTTCGACGGCATCCTGGTGAGCCCCGGCCCGGGCACCCCGGAGCGGGCCGGTGCGTCCATTCCGTTGGTCCGCGCGTGCGCCGAGAACGGCACTCCCCTACTCGGGGTGTGCCTCGGACACCAGGCGATCGGCGTCGCTTTCGGTGGCACGGTCGACCGCGCGCCGGAGCTGCTGCACGGCAAGACCAGTCAGGTCCATCACGCAAACAGTGGTGTGCTGCAAGGACTTCCGGACCCGTTCACGGCGACCCGCTATCACTCGCTGACCATCCTGCCCGAGACGCTGCCGGCTGAGCTGGAGGCCATCGGCCAGACCGACAGCGGCGTCATCATGGCCGTCCGGCACCGCGAACTGCCGATCCACGGTGTGCAGTTCCACCCGGAGAGCATTCTGACCCAGGGCGGCCACCGGATGCTGGCCAACTGGCTCGCCTTCTGCGGCCAGGCTCCCGACGAGGGACTGGTCAGCCGGCTCGAGCAGGAAGTCGCCGACGCGGTTTCCGCTGCCACCCGCACCGCGTAG
- the pbpA gene encoding D,D-transpeptidase PbpA gives MNTSLRRVSGLVMALVVLLLLNATTTQVFAADGLRADPRNQRVLLDEYSRQRGQITAGGQLLAYSMPTNGRFRYLRIYPNPLVYAPVTGFYSLQYSSAGLERAEDSILNGSDERLFGNRIADFFTGRDPRGGNVDTTIVPRVQQAAWDAMQQGCGGNPCKGSVVALDPSTGKILAMVSSPSYDPNLLASHEGDRQSAAWQELRDNPDSPLQNRAISETYPPGSTFKVLTTAAALQAGATPDTQLTSAARITLPDSTATLENYGGSACGGSPTVSLREAFAKSCNTAFVELGLRNGADAMRTMAKQFGLDTPPPSIPLQVAESTVGPISDAPALGISSIGQKDVALTPLQNAMIAATVANGGVSMAPYLVDDLKGPDLSNIAATSPHQQRRAISSQVAATLTDLMVGAEQVTQQKGAIAGVQIASKTGTAEHGTDPRNTPPHAWYIAFAPAKSPKVAVAVLVENGGDRLSATGGALAAPIGRATIAAALREGS, from the coding sequence ATGAACACCTCACTTCGTCGCGTCTCCGGACTGGTGATGGCACTGGTCGTGCTGCTGCTGCTCAACGCCACCACCACCCAGGTGTTCGCCGCCGACGGCCTGCGTGCCGACCCGCGGAACCAGCGCGTGCTGCTCGACGAATACTCCCGCCAGCGCGGCCAGATCACCGCAGGCGGCCAGCTGCTGGCGTACTCGATGCCGACCAACGGCCGGTTCCGGTACCTGCGCATCTACCCCAACCCGCTGGTCTACGCGCCGGTCACCGGCTTCTACTCGCTGCAGTACTCGAGCGCCGGACTCGAGCGCGCCGAGGACAGCATCCTCAACGGCTCCGACGAGCGGCTGTTCGGCAACCGGATCGCCGACTTCTTCACCGGCCGCGACCCCCGCGGCGGCAACGTCGACACCACCATCGTGCCGCGGGTGCAGCAGGCCGCGTGGGACGCCATGCAGCAGGGCTGCGGCGGCAACCCGTGCAAGGGCTCGGTGGTGGCGCTGGATCCGTCGACCGGCAAGATTCTGGCCATGGTGTCGTCCCCGTCGTACGACCCCAATCTGCTGGCCTCGCACGAAGGCGACCGGCAGTCCGCCGCCTGGCAGGAGTTGCGCGACAACCCCGACTCACCGCTGCAGAACCGGGCGATCTCCGAGACCTACCCGCCGGGGTCGACGTTCAAGGTGCTGACGACCGCAGCCGCGCTGCAGGCCGGCGCCACGCCGGACACCCAGCTGACATCGGCAGCACGAATCACGTTGCCGGACAGCACCGCAACGCTGGAGAACTACGGGGGCTCGGCCTGCGGCGGCAGCCCGACGGTGTCCCTGCGTGAGGCGTTCGCCAAGTCCTGCAACACCGCCTTCGTCGAACTCGGACTGCGGAACGGGGCCGATGCGATGCGGACCATGGCCAAGCAGTTCGGCCTGGACACCCCGCCGCCGTCGATCCCGCTGCAGGTCGCGGAATCGACCGTCGGGCCGATCTCCGACGCCCCGGCCCTGGGTATCTCCAGCATCGGTCAGAAGGACGTCGCCCTGACCCCGCTGCAGAACGCGATGATCGCCGCGACCGTCGCCAACGGTGGCGTCAGCATGGCCCCCTACCTGGTCGACGACCTCAAGGGACCCGACCTTTCCAACATCGCGGCCACCTCACCGCACCAACAGCGGCGGGCCATCTCATCCCAGGTCGCGGCTACACTTACGGATCTGATGGTCGGCGCCGAGCAGGTGACGCAGCAGAAGGGAGCCATAGCCGGCGTGCAGATCGCATCCAAGACGGGCACGGCCGAACACGGCACCGATCCACGTAACACCCCACCACATGCGTGGTACATCGCTTTTGCCCCGGCGAAATCCCCGAAGGTCGCCGTCGCCGTCCTAGTGGAGAATGGTGGAGACCGTTTGTCCGCGACCGGCGGTGCGCTGGCCGCACCCATCGGGCGGGCCACCATCGCCGCGGCGCTACGGGAGGGATCATGA
- the cwsA gene encoding cell wall synthesis protein CwsA, translated as MSTVTENVPEVSRPSSGARLGRGLKYTIVGPLLILRGVLGLGVGSTLGTARWVGRRCHRSEDTAGDLALVVESSGSKRRRPLLIAGATVAVLALGGITFSIVRRSMQPEPSPLPPSVDVTPQP; from the coding sequence ATGAGCACTGTCACCGAGAACGTCCCCGAGGTCAGCCGCCCCAGCTCCGGTGCCCGCCTGGGTCGCGGGCTGAAGTACACCATCGTCGGGCCGCTGCTGATCCTGCGCGGGGTCCTCGGCCTGGGCGTCGGTTCGACCCTGGGGACTGCCCGTTGGGTGGGGCGTCGGTGCCACCGCAGCGAGGACACCGCGGGCGATCTCGCGCTTGTGGTGGAGTCGTCCGGATCCAAGCGGCGCCGGCCCCTGCTGATCGCCGGGGCGACCGTCGCGGTCCTGGCCCTCGGCGGCATCACGTTCTCGATCGTGCGGCGCTCGATGCAGCCGGAGCCCTCCCCGCTGCCCCCGAGCGTGGATGTGACGCCGCAGCCGTAG